The Lacerta agilis isolate rLacAgi1 chromosome 5, rLacAgi1.pri, whole genome shotgun sequence genome has a segment encoding these proteins:
- the PPP1R3C gene encoding protein phosphatase 1 regulatory subunit 3C — translation MIEVLDPRPLSSSIMPVDVAMRICLARSPPVKSFLNPLDEYQRRKFVDRFKPLRPCLNVKRETESQNSDWKRSAGRAKKRVVFADSKGLSLTAIHVFSEFQENPGWDLQFDLLDLEDITAGLKLHEEKNLILGFAQPSADYLDFRNHLQKNFVCLENCTLQERAVSGTVKVKNVSFEKKVRIRVTYDSWKTYSDINCIYMNNVYGDSDNDTFSFAIDLPPAIAAEQNIEFCVYYQSDEHTFWDNNDGQNYKIVHAEWKSDGVQVPSPRKGCMTLKPARKGHEAGCEQLGSPRIASGLFPEWQSWSRIESLSPYW, via the coding sequence ATGATAGAAGTCTTGGACCCAAGGCCCCTATCCAGTTCTATCATGCCTGTAGATGTGGCCATGAGAATATGCTTGGCTCGTTCACCACCTGTGAAGAGCTTTCTCAACCCACTTGACGAATATCAGAGAAGGAAATTTGTGGATCGATTTAAGCCTCTCAGACCGTGCCTCAATGTGAAACGTGAAACTGAATCCCAAAACAGTGACTGGAAGCGCTCTGCCGGCCGAGCCAAGAAGAGAGTTGTCTTTGCGGACTCCAAAGGTCTCTCTCTCACCGCCATTCACGTCTTCTCTGAGTTTCAGGAGAATCCAGGTTGGGATCTTCAGTTTGACCTGCTAGACCTTGAAGACATAACTGCTGGCTTAAAACTACATGAGGAAAAGAACTTGATTCTGGGTTTCGCTCAGCCTTCGGCAGATTACTTGGACTTCCGAAACCACTTACAGAAGAACTTTGTGTGTCTTGAGAACTGCACCCTCCAAGAAAGGGCTGTGTCGGGGACTGTGAAAGTGAAAAATGTGAGTTTTGAGAAGAAGGTGCGGATTCGGGTCACCTACGATTCGTGGAAAACCTATTCCGACATCAACTGCATCTACATGAACAACGTGTATGGAGACTCTGACAATGATACCTTCTCCTTTGCTATTGACTTGCCTCCAGCCATTGCCGCTGAGCAGAACATTGAGTTTTGTGTGTATTACCAAAGCGATGAGCACACATTCTGGGACAATAATGATGGGCAGAACTACAAGATTGTCCATGCAGAATGGAAGTCGGATGGAGTCCAAGTGCCGTCTCCCAGGAAAGGCTGCATGACTCTCAAACCGGCAAGAAAAGGGCACGAGGCAGGCTGTGAACAACTGGGTAGCCCTCGGATAGCCAGTGGCCTTTTCCCTGAATGGCAAAGCTGGAGCAGGATTGAAAGCTTGTCTCCATACTGGTGA